One genomic region from Mangifera indica cultivar Alphonso chromosome 17, CATAS_Mindica_2.1, whole genome shotgun sequence encodes:
- the LOC123200746 gene encoding organic cation/carnitine transporter 7-like isoform X2, whose protein sequence is MKLMEDQDEQLPLKFRKGFLGIAMVTAGAGLLSSFSPNYTSLVILRCLVGVGLGSGHVFLSWFLEFVPASNRGKWMVVFSAFWTVGSISEAALAWTVMPRLNWRWLLALSSVPSFVVLFLLGLSPESPRYLCMKGRTADALHVLEHMAQLNGQKLPNGMLVSNKTAWDEEFGTPGHVHLLTLDVNKTTQPKSGFSTFLMLFSPRLIRTTVLLSILLFGNSFAYYAIVLFVSELSSAEKTCSSTMLLAKNLQSSSLYIESFVTSLAEVPGLLLSAILVDKAGRKPSISIIFTLAFIIILPLIINQSNILRTSLLFVARMCAMGTFTISLIYASELYPTSMRSTGTGSANAMGRIGGMVCPFVAVALVEGCHTKAAIIVVEGVIAISVICVLLIPFETRGKELSDIVDVVPNSRQVTVGQ, encoded by the exons ATGAAGCTCATGGAAGATCAAGATGAACAATTACCTCTAAAATTTCG GAAGGGTTTTCTGGGAATAGCAATGGTAACTGCTGGTGCTGGGCTGCTAAGTTCTTTCTCTCCAAATTATACATCGTTGGTGATTCTTCGTTGTTTGGTTGGTGTTGGCCTAGGCAGTGGGCACGTTTTCTTATCCTGGTTTCTAGAGTTCGTTCCTGCTTCTAATAGAGGCAAATGGATGGTTGTCTTTTCAGCTTTCTGGACCGTTGGATCAATTTCTGAGGCCGCACTTGCATGG ACTGTCATGCCAAGATTGAACTGGAGGTGGTTACTTGCACTGTCCTCTGTTCCATCTTTTGTTGTGCTTTTTCTTCTTGGTCTTTCACCGGAATCTCCAAGGTATCTATGCATGAAAGGTAGAACAGCTGATGCACTTCATGTTCTAGAACATATGGCACAACTGAACGGACAAAAACTCCCAAATGGCATGCTTGTTTCCAATAAAACTGCATGGGATGAAGAATTTGGTACTCCTGGACATGTTCATCTTCTTACATTGGATGTCAACAAAACCACACAGCCGAAATCTGGCTTCTCAACATTTCTCATGCTATTCTCACCAAGATTAATTAGAACAACTGTTCTTCTGTCAATTTTACTCTTTGGAAATTCATTTGCTTATTATGCAATTGTATTGTTTGTCTCCGAGCTTAGCAGTGCGGAGAAAACTTGTAGCTCGACTATGCTACTTGCAAAAAATCTCCAGAGCTCTAGCCTCTACATAGAGTCATTCGTCACTAGCTTGGCAG AGGTTCCTGGACTTCTTTTATCGGCAATTCTAGTTGATAAAGCTGGTCGCAAGCCTTctatttcaattatattcaCCCTAgcattcattattattttgccACTGATTATCAATCAGTCCAATATTTTAAGAACAAGCTTATTATTCGTAGCTCGCATGTGTGCTATGGGAACCTTCACAATCTCTTTAATATATGCCTCAGAG TTATATCCAACTTCAATGAGGTCAACCGGCACTGGATCTGCAAACGCCATGGGAAGAATCGGAGGTATGGTTTGCCCTTTTGTTGCAGTTGCGCTGGTGGAGGGCTGCCATACCAAAGCTGCCATCATAGTGGTAGAGGGTGTAATAGCGATATCAGTAATATGTGTTCTATTGATCCCATTTGAAACAAGAGGAAAGGAATTGAGTGACATTGTAGATGTTGTACCAAATTCAAGACAAGTGACTGTTGGTCAGTGA
- the LOC123200746 gene encoding organic cation/carnitine transporter 7-like isoform X1 produces the protein MDEQSDVYTVDEALGHVGFGKFQYLVLGYAGLGWVSEAMEIMILSFVGPAVKSEWGLSSTQESLISTAVFAGLVVGAYSWGIISDNFGRKKGFLGIAMVTAGAGLLSSFSPNYTSLVILRCLVGVGLGSGHVFLSWFLEFVPASNRGKWMVVFSAFWTVGSISEAALAWTVMPRLNWRWLLALSSVPSFVVLFLLGLSPESPRYLCMKGRTADALHVLEHMAQLNGQKLPNGMLVSNKTAWDEEFGTPGHVHLLTLDVNKTTQPKSGFSTFLMLFSPRLIRTTVLLSILLFGNSFAYYAIVLFVSELSSAEKTCSSTMLLAKNLQSSSLYIESFVTSLAEVPGLLLSAILVDKAGRKPSISIIFTLAFIIILPLIINQSNILRTSLLFVARMCAMGTFTISLIYASELYPTSMRSTGTGSANAMGRIGGMVCPFVAVALVEGCHTKAAIIVVEGVIAISVICVLLIPFETRGKELSDIVDVVPNSRQVTVGQ, from the exons ATGGATGAGCAGAGTGACGTGTACACAGTGGATGAGGCACTTGGTCATGTAGGGTTTGGGAAATTTCAATATCTTGTGCTTGGTTATGCTGGACTGGGTTGGGTTTCAGAAGCTATGGAGATTATGATCCTCTCTTTTGTTGGACCAGCGGTGAAGTCTGAGTGGGGGCTTTCATCAACTCAAGAGAGCCTTATATCTACTGCTGTTTTTGCTGGATTGGTGGTTGGAGCTTACTCTTGGGGTATTATATCAGACAACTTTGGAAGGAA GAAGGGTTTTCTGGGAATAGCAATGGTAACTGCTGGTGCTGGGCTGCTAAGTTCTTTCTCTCCAAATTATACATCGTTGGTGATTCTTCGTTGTTTGGTTGGTGTTGGCCTAGGCAGTGGGCACGTTTTCTTATCCTGGTTTCTAGAGTTCGTTCCTGCTTCTAATAGAGGCAAATGGATGGTTGTCTTTTCAGCTTTCTGGACCGTTGGATCAATTTCTGAGGCCGCACTTGCATGG ACTGTCATGCCAAGATTGAACTGGAGGTGGTTACTTGCACTGTCCTCTGTTCCATCTTTTGTTGTGCTTTTTCTTCTTGGTCTTTCACCGGAATCTCCAAGGTATCTATGCATGAAAGGTAGAACAGCTGATGCACTTCATGTTCTAGAACATATGGCACAACTGAACGGACAAAAACTCCCAAATGGCATGCTTGTTTCCAATAAAACTGCATGGGATGAAGAATTTGGTACTCCTGGACATGTTCATCTTCTTACATTGGATGTCAACAAAACCACACAGCCGAAATCTGGCTTCTCAACATTTCTCATGCTATTCTCACCAAGATTAATTAGAACAACTGTTCTTCTGTCAATTTTACTCTTTGGAAATTCATTTGCTTATTATGCAATTGTATTGTTTGTCTCCGAGCTTAGCAGTGCGGAGAAAACTTGTAGCTCGACTATGCTACTTGCAAAAAATCTCCAGAGCTCTAGCCTCTACATAGAGTCATTCGTCACTAGCTTGGCAG AGGTTCCTGGACTTCTTTTATCGGCAATTCTAGTTGATAAAGCTGGTCGCAAGCCTTctatttcaattatattcaCCCTAgcattcattattattttgccACTGATTATCAATCAGTCCAATATTTTAAGAACAAGCTTATTATTCGTAGCTCGCATGTGTGCTATGGGAACCTTCACAATCTCTTTAATATATGCCTCAGAG TTATATCCAACTTCAATGAGGTCAACCGGCACTGGATCTGCAAACGCCATGGGAAGAATCGGAGGTATGGTTTGCCCTTTTGTTGCAGTTGCGCTGGTGGAGGGCTGCCATACCAAAGCTGCCATCATAGTGGTAGAGGGTGTAATAGCGATATCAGTAATATGTGTTCTATTGATCCCATTTGAAACAAGAGGAAAGGAATTGAGTGACATTGTAGATGTTGTACCAAATTCAAGACAAGTGACTGTTGGTCAGTGA